In Oncorhynchus kisutch isolate 150728-3 unplaced genomic scaffold, Okis_V2 scaffold1463, whole genome shotgun sequence, one genomic interval encodes:
- the LOC116366391 gene encoding TOG array regulator of axonemal microtubules protein 2-like, whose amino-acid sequence MQRAEREAMEAKQRKISAIHENYVRTALIRVGSTFAHHFVPSIQCIPRPKAPPRPLPRRLEHIALAPLKNVVGVDGAQVRPGSHSLESIQINKSFSSSSVWPVPVPPTAAPSKRGKKKKGRRGVKALKVQSDQGCADNNGPIDLMEEVRDIEAHLKEEDWKVVHEVKAMGRRSLGSAMSTGEIATSSLGSLSSVDMNTPAELRDYLDVGTPVKSLNSPPRPAPPPTKPRSKQPRPIRFLSLPKAATGSDKMAASEPKGQIKNQARLQPLSNPEQALTKTFKLLHSASDDWEKKIEGLTFLRVMAQNHMDILMPKLHDICLAIINEVKNLRSAVSCAAMATLGDMYVHLQRAMDSEVEGTARVLLHKASEANAFIRQGANSALGHMVQSCTPTRVMNALLVGGLSHRNAAVRSCTAQHLERLAEVMGTARLLSGKKDLTDRFLIAVSKLAVDPSQEVRHHGRNILSNMATNGDFPKMWDKFAPRKERESLREVISKVNLKERYILSG is encoded by the exons ATGCAGAGAGCTGAAAGAGAGGCCATGGAAGCAAAGCAAAGAAAGATAAGTGCTATCCATGAGAATTATGTCCGGACTGCTCTCATCAGGGTTGGCAGCACCTTCGCGCACCACTTCGTCCCCTCTATTCAGTGCATTCCGCGGCCGAAAGCTCCACCGAGGCCTTTGCCACGAAGGCTTGAGCACATAGCTCTGGCCCCACTGAAGAACGTGGTGGGGGTGGACGGAGCCCAAGTTCGACCCGGATCTCACTCTCTGGAGTCCATCCAGATAAATAAGTCATTCAGCAGCAGTAGCGTGTGGCCTGTTCCCGTCCCTCCCACTGCAGCTCCCTCCAAGAGGGGAAAGAAGAAGAAGGGCAGGCGGGGAGTCAAAGCCCTGAAAGTCCAGTCGGACCAGGGCTGTGCTGACAACAACGGACCCATTGAcctgatggaggaggtgagggacatcGAGGCTCACCTGAAGGAGGAGGACTGGAAG GTGGTACATGAGGTGAAGGCCATGGGCAGGAGAAGTTTGGGCTCAGCCATGTCCACGGGGGAAATAGCAACCAGCTCTCTGGGAAGCCTGAGCTCAGTGGATATGAACACCCCTGCGGAGCTCCGTGACTACTTGGATGTCGGGACCCCGGTCAAGTCGCTTAACAGCCCACCCAGGCCTGCTCCCCCTCCTACCAAGCCCAGGAGCAAACAGCCTCGGCCTATAAGGTTCCTTAGCCTGCCAAAGGCTGCCACCGGCTCAG ACAAGATGGCAGCCAGTGAGCCAAAGGGTCAAATTAAGAACCAGGCCAGATTGCAGCCCCTGTCCAACCCAGAGCAGGCCCTGACTAAGACCTTCAAGCTGCTCCACTCTGCCTCTGATGACTG GGAGAAGAAGATCGAGGGCTTGACCTTTCTCCGTGTGATGGCTCAGAACCACATGGACATACTGATGCCTAAACTCCATGATATCTGTCTTGCCATTATAAATGAG GTGAAGAACCTGCGCTCTGCAGTGTCCTGTGCTGCCATGGCCACACTGGGTGACATGTACGTCCACCTCCAGAGGGCCATGGACAGTGAGGTGGAGGGGACGGCACGCGTGCTGCTGCACAAAGCCAGCGAGGCCAACGCCTTCATCCGGCAGGGCGCCAACTCTGCCCTGGGTCACATGGTGCAGAGCTGCACCCCTACACGTGTCATGAATGCCCTGCTGGTCGGTGggctgag CCACCGTAACGCTGCGGTGAGGAGCTGCACTGCTCAGCACCTGGAGAGACTGGCTGAGGTCATGGGGACGGCTCGTCTCCTGTCGGGGAAGAAAGACCTCACTGACCGTTTCTTGATTGCCGTCAGTAAACTGGCTGTGGACCCTTCACAGGAAGTCAG